The sequence GCCCGCTGCAACGCGTCGAGCATGTCGGCCTGACGCTGCTGTCCGGCGGCCCAGGCGATCAGCCGGTGCGCGGCGAACGTGTTGGCCGCCAGCGCGCGGTCGAAGTCGAGGGCCAGGCCCTCGTCCGCACCGATCCCGGCGACGTGCGCGAACATCTGCTCGGCGCGCTCGGTGCCGCCGAACTTCTCGGTCATCACCTGCTTGATCGGGAGTGGCTGGGGCACCGGCGACGCATCCAGTTGGTACGCCCGGTACGTGACCGTGACGTCCCCGCCGAACTCGCGCACCGCGTTCTCGAGCCGCCGCTTGCCGATGTAGCACCACGGGCAGACGACATCGGACCAGATCTGGATATCCACGTTTCTCCGTTCGGAGGAGCCCGGGTCGGGATGACCCGGCGGTCCTGGGGTGAGGGATCCTGGTGCCGGTCCGGGGACCGGCCGTCCGGAGGAGTCCGGGTCGGGGTGACCCTGGACTCCTGGGGTGAGGGATCCTGGCGCCGGTCCGGGGACCGGCCGTCCGGAGGAGTCCGGGTCGGGGTGACCCTGGACTCCTGGGGTGAGGGATCCTGGCGCCGGTCCGGGGACCGGCCGTCCGGAGCAGCCCGGATCGGGCGACCGGACCCTGAGGTGAGGGCTCCGGGAACCGGCCGAGCGTCGGCCTCCGGAACGGGCGCTAACCGACCTGCTCGGTGATCTGCCGCTTGAGGCGCGCCAGGATCGCCGTGCCGCCCCGGATGCGCAGCGGGCTGATCGCCTGGGCGAGACCCATCCGCGCGTAGAGATCATCGGGCACGGCGAGGATCTCGGTCGCGGACGCCCCGGCCAGGCCCTCGGCCAGAATGCCGGCGAACGCCCGGGTGGTGGGCGCCTCCGGTGGGCAGTCGAACCAGGTCGCCACGGTGGCGTCCGGCTGCACCTCGGCCTTGAGGAAGAACTGGGTCTGGCACTCGGGCACCTGCTCCATGCCGTCGTGCCCGGCCAGCGCGGCCGGCAGCGGCGGCACCGCGTCGGAGAACTCCAGCAGCATCTCCAGGACCACCTCACGCGGTGCGGAGGCGAACTCGTCGACGATCTCGGCCAGCTTCGGCGGCATGTCGGTCACGAAAACCAACCTACGCGAGTGGCTCAGGCGGCGGCCGAGGTCGGCAGGAGTGCCACATCACTCAGACTGATCAGCCCGACCGCCTTGCGGTCGGCGTCACACACCAGGAGGCGGCGGACCGACCGGGTACGCATGGCCTGGACCGCCTCCTCCACTGTGGCGCTCTGCTCGATCATGATGAGCTCGCGGGAGGCGATCGCGCCGAGCGTGGTCGTGGTCGGGGACAGCCCCTCGGCGATCGCCCGGACCACGATGTCGCGATCGGTCACGATGCCCGCCATGGTCGGCCCGTGGGTCACCACGACGTCCCCGATCCCGCGGTCCCGCATGGCCTGCGCGGCCTCGTCGAGGGGGGTGTCCTCGGGTAGGTAGACGACCTGTCGGGTCATCGCGTCAGCCACCAGTCTGGCCATGCCTCTGCCCTCCCGCCGTTGAAACGTCGCTTTACCCCAGTGTTCCGGTGATTACACCGGCGATGTCCACAAGGGGCACTTCCCGCCGCTCGCCCGAGTGACGGTCGCGCAGTTCGGCGTACCCCTCCGGCAAGCGGCGGCCGACCACGACGGACCGTGGGATACCGATCAGCTCGGCGTCGGTGAATTTCACCCCGGCCGACACGTTCGGCCGGTCGTCGACCAGGACCCGGACCCCGGCCCGGGCCATCGTCGCGCCCAGCGACAGCGCGGCCTCCACCTGGCCGTCCCGTCCGGCCGCCACGATGTGCACGTCGGCGGGCGCGATCGCGGCCGGCCAGATCAGCCCGCGCTCGTCGTGGTGCTGCTCGGCGATCGCCGCGACGGCCCGGGACAGCCCGATGCCGTAGCAGCCCATCGTCGGCCGGACCGGTCTGCCGTCGGCGCCGAGCACCTCGACCCCGAAGATGTCGGTGTAGCGCCGGCCGAGCTGGAAGATGTGGCCGATTTCGATCCCGCGCCGGATGGTCAGCGTGCCGCCGGTGCAGGCCGGGCAGGGGTCGCCGGCCCGCACGTCGGCGGCCTCGATCGTGGCGTCCGGGGTGAAGTCGCGGCCGGCCACCACGCCGGTGGCGTGCCGGCCGGCCCGGTTGGCGCCGGTGAGCCAGGCGGTGCCGGGGGCGACGCGGGGATCGGCGAGGTACCGGATTCCCAGACCCTGCGGACCGATGTAGCCCTTCACCAGGTCCGGGCGGGAATCGAAGTCGTCGAACAGGGTGACGGTGGCCGGGGCGAGCGCGGCCGCCACCCGTGTCAGGTCGACCTCGCGGTCCCCGGGCACACCGATCGCCACCACCTCGTCCTCGTGACCCGGACGGTGCACGGTGACCACCACGTTCTTCAGCGTGTCGGCGGCGGTCCAGTCGTCGCGTCCCTCCAGCCGGCGCCGGTTGGCCAGCTCGACCAGCGCGGCGATGGTCGGGGTGTCCGGCGTGTCGTGCACGGCGAGAGCGGGCGCCGGGACCGGCGGCGCGGGCGGCACCGGGGTGACCACGGCCTCGGTGTTCGCCGCGTAGCCGCAGCCCGGGCAGCCGACGAAGGTGTCCTCGCCGACCTCGGCCGTGGCCAGGAACTCCTCGGAGGCCGAGCCGCCCATCGCGCCGGACACCGCCGAGACGATGGTGTGCGCCAGCCCGAGGCGCTGGAAGACGCGCTGGTAGGCGGCGCGCATCCGGGCGTACGTGGCAATCAGGCCGTCGTCGTCGAGGTCGAACGAGTAGGCGTCCTTCATCAGGAACTCGCGGCCGCGCAGCAGGCCGCCCCGCGGCCGTGCCTCGTCGCGGAACTTGGTCTGGATCTGGAAGAGCAGGAGCGGAAAGTCCCGGTACGAACCGGTCATGTCCTGCACGAGCAGGGTGAACATCTCCTCGTGCGTCGGCGCCAGCAGATGGTCGGCGCCGCGTCGGTCCCGCAGCGTGAAGATGTCGTCGCCGTACTCGGTCCAGCGGCCGCTGAGGTCGAACGGCTCCCGGGGCAGCAGCGCCGGGAAGGACACCTCCTGGCCACCGGCGGCCGCCATCTCGTCCCGGACCACCGCGGTGACCCGGTCCAGCACCAGCTTGCCGAGCGGCAGCCAGGTGTGCCCGCCCGGGGCGGCGCGCCGGATGAAGCCGGCACGCATCAGGAGTCGATGGCTCGGCACCTCCGCGTCCGCCGGCTCCTCGCGCAGGGTCCTGAGCAGGAGCGTGGACATCCGAAGCAGCATGGACAAGGAGCATAGGGACGGGATAGAACTAATTCACGTGGTTATCTAAGTGTCGCCAGCGTCACGTTCCGCTAATTAGCTGTCCGGTGGAAAACTGATCCGGCAACCACAGCTGAACAGACGTTAGGGGGGCTTGATGGCCTGGCGCAGCTTCGTGGCAATGGGTGACAGCTTCACCGAGGGGATGTGCGACGAGTATCCGGACGGCACCTACCGGGGCTGGGCCGACCTGGTCGCCGCCCGCCTCGCGGTCGATTCCGGACCGGAATTCGGATATGCCAACCTGGCGATCCGCGGCCGGCTCCTCGACCAGGTGATCGAGGAGCAGCTCGAAGCGACCCTCGCGATGAAACCCGATCTGGTCAGTTTCGCGGCCGGCGGCAACGACCTGCTCCGGCCGCGGGTGGACCCGCAGTCACTGGTCGAGAGGATCGATCCGGTGATCGCCCGGATCCGCGCGACCGGCGCTGACGTGATCCTCTTCCGGTTCGCCGACGTCGCCGTGCACATCCCCGGCGGGCAGCGGATGATCGGGCCGCGGGCGGCCGCTCTCAACGACGGGACCCGGGAGATCGCGCGGCGGCACGGGGCCTACCTGATCGATCTCTTCGCCGACGACGCCTACCTGCACCGCAGCATGTGGAGCGACGACCGGCTGCACCTGTCGGAGATCGGGCACCGGCGGGTCGCCGGTCATGTGCTGAACGCGCTCGGCGTCGGCGTCGAGGAGGAGTGGATGCTGGTGCCGCCGGCTCCGCAGCCGACGCCGTGGCGCCTCGCCCTCAACTCCGACCTGCGCTGGGCCCGCGAGCACCTGGCGCCCTGGGTGGGCCGGCACCTGCGGGGCCGCTCGTCCGGTGATCTCGTCACGGCGAAGCGACCGGTGCTCGCCCCGATCGGTGACTAGGAGCGGCTAGCGTGACAACCATGTCCGTACCGAACGATCCCGCGCAGGCGCTGCAGGCCTACGCGCACCCCGACAAACTGGTCACCACCGAGTGGCTCGCCGCGAACCTGGACGCTCCCGGCCTGGTGGTCGTCGAGTCGGACGAGGACGTGCTGCTCTACGACACCGGCCACATCCCCGGCGCGGTGAAGGTCGACTGGCATCTCGAACTCAACGACCAGGTCACCCGCGACTACCTGGACCCCGCCGCGTTCGCCGCGATGTGCGAGGCCAAGGGCATCGGCCGTGACGACACAATCGTGTTCTACGGCGACAATTTCAACTGGTGGGCGGCGTACGCACTCTGGGTCTTCACCCTTTTCGGACACCGCGACGTGCGGCTGCTCAACGGCGGCCGGCAGAAGTGGGTGGCCGAGGGGCGCCCGCTGACCCGCGAGAAGACCACCCGCGGCCCCGCCGAGTACCCGGTCCCGGTCCGCAACGACGCCGAGATCCGGGCGTTCCGTGACCAGGTCATGGGGCACATCGCCAGTGGGCGGCCGCTGGTCGACGTGCGCTCGCCGCAGGAGTACACCGGCGAGCTGACGCACATGGAGGCGTACCCGCAGGAGGGCGCGCTGCGCGGCGGGCACATCCCGGGCGCGGTCAGCAAGCCGTGGAAGTCGGCGGCGAACGACGACGGCACCTTCAAGACGCACGATGACCTGATCAAGATCTACCGGGACGAACTGGGTCTGGAGCCGGCCGACGACATCGTCGCGTACTGCCGGATCGGGGAGCGGTCCAGTCACACCTGGTTCGTGCTGCACCACCTGCTGGGGTACCCGCAGGTGCGCAACTATGACGGCTCCTGGACCGAGTGGGGCAACCTGGTCCGGGCGCCGATCGCCAAGGGAGCGGAGCCCGGCGGGCTCAGCTGACCCGCAGCTCCTCACCGAACGGCGCGGCCCGTCGGGCCGCGCCGTTCCCCGGCAGGGTCGTTCCCCGGCAGGGTCGTTCCCCGGCGGGGTCGTTCCCCGGCGGGGTCGTTCCCCGGCGGGGTCGTTCCCCGGCAGGGTCGTTCCCCGGCGGGGTCGTTCCCCGGCGGGGTGGTGTCCGGCGGGGTCGTGTCCGGGACCGATCGGGCTGATGGGCCGCGCCGAAGCCCGGGGATCGATCTGATGGGCCCCGCCGAACCCGGGCGCTGCCGGAATCGTTGAGCAGCCGGATGCCGGCCGACGCGCCGGGGCGGCGGGCCGCCGGACGAGCGGGGCGCCGAGGCCCGGGAGGCAGCCGATAGGCTGAACGACCGTTAAGCAATCTCCTGGCGGCGCGTTAGA is a genomic window of Actinoplanes teichomyceticus ATCC 31121 containing:
- a CDS encoding sulfurtransferase, which encodes MSVPNDPAQALQAYAHPDKLVTTEWLAANLDAPGLVVVESDEDVLLYDTGHIPGAVKVDWHLELNDQVTRDYLDPAAFAAMCEAKGIGRDDTIVFYGDNFNWWAAYALWVFTLFGHRDVRLLNGGRQKWVAEGRPLTREKTTRGPAEYPVPVRNDAEIRAFRDQVMGHIASGRPLVDVRSPQEYTGELTHMEAYPQEGALRGGHIPGAVSKPWKSAANDDGTFKTHDDLIKIYRDELGLEPADDIVAYCRIGERSSHTWFVLHHLLGYPQVRNYDGSWTEWGNLVRAPIAKGAEPGGLS
- a CDS encoding CBS domain-containing protein, with translation MARLVADAMTRQVVYLPEDTPLDEAAQAMRDRGIGDVVVTHGPTMAGIVTDRDIVVRAIAEGLSPTTTTLGAIASRELIMIEQSATVEEAVQAMRTRSVRRLLVCDADRKAVGLISLSDVALLPTSAAA
- a CDS encoding proline--tRNA ligase; translation: MLLRMSTLLLRTLREEPADAEVPSHRLLMRAGFIRRAAPGGHTWLPLGKLVLDRVTAVVRDEMAAAGGQEVSFPALLPREPFDLSGRWTEYGDDIFTLRDRRGADHLLAPTHEEMFTLLVQDMTGSYRDFPLLLFQIQTKFRDEARPRGGLLRGREFLMKDAYSFDLDDDGLIATYARMRAAYQRVFQRLGLAHTIVSAVSGAMGGSASEEFLATAEVGEDTFVGCPGCGYAANTEAVVTPVPPAPPVPAPALAVHDTPDTPTIAALVELANRRRLEGRDDWTAADTLKNVVVTVHRPGHEDEVVAIGVPGDREVDLTRVAAALAPATVTLFDDFDSRPDLVKGYIGPQGLGIRYLADPRVAPGTAWLTGANRAGRHATGVVAGRDFTPDATIEAADVRAGDPCPACTGGTLTIRRGIEIGHIFQLGRRYTDIFGVEVLGADGRPVRPTMGCYGIGLSRAVAAIAEQHHDERGLIWPAAIAPADVHIVAAGRDGQVEAALSLGATMARAGVRVLVDDRPNVSAGVKFTDAELIGIPRSVVVGRRLPEGYAELRDRHSGERREVPLVDIAGVITGTLG
- a CDS encoding DsbA family oxidoreductase, which produces MDIQIWSDVVCPWCYIGKRRLENAVREFGGDVTVTYRAYQLDASPVPQPLPIKQVMTEKFGGTERAEQMFAHVAGIGADEGLALDFDRALAANTFAAHRLIAWAAGQQRQADMLDALQRAHFTDGVDIGSLPALAGLAGSIGLDAGAALAYLESDAGTSAVETDLAEAKELGITSVPTFVIDGKYAVQGAQDTATLVAAFEEIARREAVDVGR
- a CDS encoding SGNH/GDSL hydrolase family protein; translated protein: MAWRSFVAMGDSFTEGMCDEYPDGTYRGWADLVAARLAVDSGPEFGYANLAIRGRLLDQVIEEQLEATLAMKPDLVSFAAGGNDLLRPRVDPQSLVERIDPVIARIRATGADVILFRFADVAVHIPGGQRMIGPRAAALNDGTREIARRHGAYLIDLFADDAYLHRSMWSDDRLHLSEIGHRRVAGHVLNALGVGVEEEWMLVPPAPQPTPWRLALNSDLRWAREHLAPWVGRHLRGRSSGDLVTAKRPVLAPIGD
- a CDS encoding SufE family protein, giving the protein MTDMPPKLAEIVDEFASAPREVVLEMLLEFSDAVPPLPAALAGHDGMEQVPECQTQFFLKAEVQPDATVATWFDCPPEAPTTRAFAGILAEGLAGASATEILAVPDDLYARMGLAQAISPLRIRGGTAILARLKRQITEQVG